From Chloracidobacterium thermophilum B:
TTTCTCCTTGTGTTTCTCTTCGGGAACGATGCCCTGCGTCCGTCATCTCGTGCAGGAAGTGCTGGGCCGTCACTTCTTGGGCGCAAAGATGACAAACATCGTCATCCCTTCCATCTTGGGGCGAACTTCAACCGTGGCCACATGCGCCAAGTCTTTCTCAAGTCGCGCCAGAACCCGCTCACCGAGTTCCCGGTGCGTAATCTCACGCCCGATGAAGCGAACTGACGCCTTCACTTTATCTCCATCCTCCAGCGCCCGCAGGGCGTTGTTTTTCTTGAACTCATAATCATGCTCGCCGATGCTGGGCCGAAGCTTGATTTCCTTGACCGAGATAACCGTCTGCTTCTTTTTGGCTTCGTGCTGCTTCTTCTTCTGCTCGTACTGCCATTTGCCGTAGTCAATGATGCGGCACACCGGGGGGTTGGCCTGGGAGGCCACTTCGACCAGGTCCAGCCCCCGTTCTTGGGCAATGGCCAGCGCCTGCTGGGTCGGCATAATACCGAGCTGGTTTCCGTCCTCATCAATGACCCGCACTTCACGATGGCGGATGCGCTCATTCGTGGGCACCTGCGGGCCACGGTCGCGGGTGCTTCGATTGGGTGAGATGGCGATACGATCACTCCTTTGCTGGGGCAACGTCCATACCGGACCATGCCAGTTGTCCTTTGACCGCGCACCGGGCGCGGCCGTTGCTAGGGCGTGATGACACGCTGCTGAACTTCCCGGGTGACACGGGCGATGAAGTCGTCCATG
This genomic window contains:
- the infC gene encoding translation initiation factor IF-3 — its product is MPQQRSDRIAISPNRSTRDRGPQVPTNERIRHREVRVIDEDGNQLGIMPTQQALAIAQERGLDLVEVASQANPPVCRIIDYGKWQYEQKKKQHEAKKKQTVISVKEIKLRPSIGEHDYEFKKNNALRALEDGDKVKASVRFIGREITHRELGERVLARLEKDLAHVATVEVRPKMEGMTMFVIFAPKK